Proteins encoded in a region of the Salvia miltiorrhiza cultivar Shanhuang (shh) unplaced genomic scaffold, IMPLAD_Smil_shh original_scaffold_180_2, whole genome shotgun sequence genome:
- the LOC131003233 gene encoding uncharacterized protein LOC131003233: MALRFAARKIVSSSAPALLPRSAAAGRRQASSSSSSSPSSSPKASKKVTDDRLASVIDAVNDRKLPPELRGQRNNVRSETDIVNVVEQRVWHAMEEGQFENLPGKGKPLDLDTNPHADPAEDTLYRILNKNGCAPEWVELNKEIRNSIAGWRIALRKAWMCNDGLNDSEWLETSEALKLQLRDLNNKVFRYNLIVPFGRQMFGFKWEREIERLKEETQIEN; encoded by the exons ATGGCGCTTCGCTTCGCGGCAAGGAAAATTGTATCTTCATCCGCGCCGGCGTTGCTACCGAGATCGGCGGCCGCCGGCAGAAGACAGGCAtcgtcttcatcttcatcttcaccGTCTTCTTCTCCCAAAGCCAGTAAGAAAGTCACGGACGATCGTCTCGCTTCCGTGATTGACGCCGTCAATGACCGCAAACTCCCGCCGGAGCTCCGCGGACAGCGCAACAACGTCAG ATCAGAAACTGATATTGTAAATGTGGTGGAGCAACGGGTGTGGCATGCCATGGAAGAAGGTCAATTTGAAAACTTGCCCGGGAAGGGAAAACCTCTGGACCTCGATACTAACCCCCATGCTGACCCTGCTGAAGACACCTTATACAGGATTCTTAACAAAAATGGATGCGCTCCAGAATGGGTTGAACTTAACAAAGAGATAAGAAATAGCATTGCTGGCTGGCGCATAGCACTTCGCAAAGCTTGGATGTGTAATGACGGACTCAATGATTCCGAATGGCTCGAGACTTCAGAAGCATTGAAACTCCAGCTCCGTGATCTAAATAACAAG GTGTTCCGTTACAACCTTATTGTTCCATTTGGCCGCCAAATGTTCGGATTCAAGTGGGAGAGAGAAATAGAACGACTGAAGGAAGAAACTCAGATTGAGAATTGA
- the LOC131003228 gene encoding vacuolar protein-sorting-associated protein 37 homolog 1-like: protein MLPNGSSASAWSSQEQQAQSRLHQISTDSWCSPSVVSSPSSSLPGAPGGSSSSVNMTRPTDRPNSLSNVSPVEAAGIIALLEGKSVDELRKLLSDKNSYQNLLLSLEPVKTHNRVRDELRNETLQLARDNLEKEPLIVELRNQCRIIRTTELAAAQEKLHELERKKEDALKFYSPSSLVHRLQEAMNETEDESEALHRQLLDRELDITAFVQKYKKMRLTYHKRALTHLAMQTPVPSRA, encoded by the exons ATGTTGCCGAATGGGAGCAGCGCCTCCGCTTG GAGCTCGCAAGAACAGCAAGCTCAGTCACGGCTGCACCAAATTTCCACGGATTCATGGTGTTCGCCTTCTGTTGTTAGTTCACCCAGCTCTTCGCTCCCGGGGGCACCTGGTGGTTCTTCCAGCAGCGTAAACATGACACGACCCACGGATCGACCTAACTCCTTATCAAATGTTTCACCTGTAGAGGCAGCAGGCATCATTGCCCTATTAGAAGGCAAAAG TGTTGATGAGCTAAGAAAGCTTCTGTCCGACAAGAATTCTTATCAAAACCTCTTACTCTCACTCGAACCTGTCAAAACTCACAACAGG GTGAGAGACGAACTTAGGAACGAAACGCTGCAGCTTGCCA GAGATAATTTGGAAAAAGAACCACTCATAGTGGAGCTAAGAAATCAG TGTAGAATCATTCGAACAACTGAACTTGCTGCTGCTCAAGAAAAGTTGCATGAACTGGAAAGGAAGAAAGAAGACGCGCTCAAGTTTTACTCTCCCTCTTCCCTCGTCCATCGACTCCAAG AAGCAATGAATGAAACAGAAGATGAATCTGAGGCCCTGCACAGGCAGCTTCTTGACCGAGAGCTTGACATTACAGCCTTCGTACAAAAATACAAGAAGATGCGGCTTACTTATCATAAACGAGCACTCACGCATCTTGCTATGCAGACACCCGTACCCAGCAGAGCATGA
- the LOC131003234 gene encoding aspartic proteinase 36-like yields the protein MAGRGFLAMAAVVALAAAAAAASASTDGVGFQRALPLERAFPVKEDLEVTKARDRARHARMLQSFSGGIVDFAVGGTSDPYAVGLYYTKVRLGSPPQEFNVQIDTGSDILWVTCSSCNDCPQNSGLGIPLNFFNGASSSTFSPMSCSDSICASIVQSASAECDSGSNQCAYSFKYGDGSGTTGLYVSDVLYFDTVLGTSLIANSSAPIVFGCSTSLFGDLTDSDRAVDGIFGFGQNSLSVISQLSSRRITPKVFSHCLKGEGSGGGILVLGEILDPRIVYTPLVPSQPHYNLHLQSIAVNGQLLPIDQGLFSTSGNRGTIIDSGTTLAYLVEGAYDPLVAAITGAISPSVRPITSKGNQCYLLSTSLAEVFPEVALNFAGGASMVLRPIDYLVHMGFVDGATMWCVGFLKVPNQGTTILGDLVLKDKIFVYDLIHQRIGWAAYDCSLSVNVSITSGKDEYVNAGQLSVSRSSSTGEIFRAMHRYYGALVLRLLLLGILCL from the exons ATGGCTGGCCGGGGTTTTCTGGCGATGGCGGCGGTGGTTGCATtggcggccgccgccgccgctgcctcaGCGTCGACTGACGGCGTAGGATTTCAGAGAGCTCTGCCGTTGGAGAGAGCATTTCCAGTAAAGGAGGACCTGGAGGTGACTAAAGCTCGGGACCGTGCAAGGCACGCGCGCATGTTGCAGAGCTTCTCCGGTGGCATCGTCGATTTCGCGGTCGGTGGTACCTCCGATCCCTACGCCGTCGG ACTTTATTATACGAAAGTTAGGTTGGGATCTCCACCGCAAGAGTTCAATGTGCAGATTGATACTGGAAGTGACATCTTGTGGGTTACTTGCAGTTCCTGTAACGATTGCCCCCAGAATAGTGGATTGGGA ATTCCTCTCAATTTCTTCAATGGTGCCTCATCCTCAACTTTTTCACCAATGTCCTGTTCGGATAGTATATGTGCTTCCATTGTTCAAAGTGCATCTGCTGAATGCGATAGTGGGAGCAATCAATGTGCTTACTCATTCAAATATGGTGATGGAAGTGGCACAACTGGTTTATATGTGTCTGATGTGCTTTATTTTGATACAGTTTTGGGTACCTCTTTGATCGCCAATTCTTCTGCCCCTATTGTTTTTGG GTGCAGCACCTCACTGTTTGGGGACCTGACTGATTCAGAtagagcagttgatggaatttTTGGCTTTGGCCAGAATAGTCTTTCAGTAATATCACAACTGTCATCACGTAGGATCACTCCTAAAGTATTTTCCCATTGCTTGAAAGGGGAGGGTAGTGGTGGAGGTATACTAGTTCTTGGTGAGATATTGGATCCAAGAATCGTTTATACACCCCTTGTTCCATCACA GCCTCATTATAATTTACATCTGCAGAGCATTGCTGTTAATGGACAACTGTTACCTATTGATCAAGGATTGTTTAGTACATCAGGCAACCGAGGAACCATAATCGATTCTGGAACTACGTTGGCTTACCTTGTAGAAGGAGCTTATGATCCTCTTGTTGCTGCT ATAACAGGTGCTATTTCTCCATCCGTGAGACCAATAACATCTAAAGGAAATCAATGTTATCTGCTTTCTACAAG TTTAGCAGAGGTCTTCCCCGAAGTTGCTCTCAATTTTGCTGGAGGCGCATCCATGGTTTTAAGACCAATTGACTACCTTGTACATATGGGATTTGTC GATGGTGCTACAATGTGGTGTGTGGGCTTTCTTAAGGTTCCAAATCAAGGCACAACAATTTTGGGAG ATCTTGTACTCAAAGACAAAATTTTCGTTTACGATTTGATTCATCAAAGAATAGGATGGGCAGCCTATGACT GCTCTTTGTCCGTTAATGTCTCCATAACTTCGGGCAAAGACGAATATGTTAATGCTGGACAGCTGAGTGTGAGCAGAAGCTCTTCCACTGGTGAAATCTTCAGAGCAATGCATAGGTATTATGGTGCTCTGGTACTGCGTTTGTTGCTGTTAGGGATTCTTTGTCTGTAG